Proteins found in one Pelobates fuscus isolate aPelFus1 chromosome 10, aPelFus1.pri, whole genome shotgun sequence genomic segment:
- the LOC134575049 gene encoding Y-box-binding protein 3-like, which produces MSDATAEEPKPKTPGTDPSSAPPVPSEVERKVLATKVQGTVKWFNVRNGYGFINRNDTKEDVFVHQTAIKKNNPRKYLRSVGDGEVVEFDVVAGEKGAEAANVTGPKGAPVEGSRYAADRRRYRRGYYGRRRGLPREREGEVKEGLPEAVQTQQPMRQSANYRPRYRRPMNQTRPLPPTGEIENKENQFESVAPDQQQNRRGFRRPYNYRRRPNQPSGPPQGNKESTKLAETPAEKPVPVGEKSNAV; this is translated from the exons ATGAGTGACGCAACAGCTGAGGAACCAAAGCCCAAAACTCCTGGAACCGATCCAAGCTCTGCTCCCCCTGTTCCAAGTGAAGTAGAGAGAAAAGTACTGG CTACCAAAGTCCAAGGAACTGTGAAATGGTTCAACGTGAGAAATGGCTATGGATTCATAAACCG GAATGACACCAAAGAAGATGTGTTTGTACACCAG ACAGCGATAAAAAAGAACAATCCACGCAAATACCTGCGGAGCGTAGGGGATGGAGAGGTGGTGGAGTTTGACGTAGTTGCTGGGGAAAAG GGTGCTGAAGCGGCTAATGTGACTGGCCCAAAAGGGGCACCAGTAGAAGGTAGTCGTTATGCTGCAGACCGTCGCAGATATCGCCGTGGTTACTATGGGCGCAGGAGAGGACTACCAAGGGAG AGAGAAGGTGAAGTGAAAGAAGGATTACCCGAAGCTGTTCAAACCCAGCAACCCATGCGTCAGTCGGCTAACTACCGTCCAAGATACCGCCG ACCTATGAATCAAACCAGACCACTTCCACCAACTGGTGAGATTGAAAACAAGGAAAACCAGTTTGAGTCAGTGGCTCCAGACCAGCAACAAAATCGCCGTGGCTTCAGAAGACCATACAACTACCGGCGTCGACCCAACCAACCAAGTGGTCCACCACAGGGGAACAAGGAGTCAACCAAG